A genomic stretch from Halorhodospira halophila SL1 includes:
- a CDS encoding DUF192 domain-containing protein: MPGLDNTAAPLTIARIADGEVIALERMTPGRGQYRPPEPVDAALELAPEEAEQLGIESGSMVRFGVAVQERS; encoded by the coding sequence GTGCCAGGCCTGGATAATACGGCTGCTCCGCTGACGATAGCCCGGATCGCCGACGGTGAGGTTATCGCCCTCGAGCGCATGACGCCCGGGCGTGGTCAGTATCGTCCGCCCGAGCCGGTGGATGCCGCATTGGAGCTGGCGCCTGAGGAAGCAGAGCAGCTCGGTATCGAGTCGGGATCCATGGTCCGGTTCGGGGTGGCCGTCCAGGAGCGGTCTTAA
- a CDS encoding transposase produces MEPFKGLALTLKADWQGILNAFDSRMSNGQIQVTKGHARGFRTTKNLITKRRMAVEQAIKALWHPPGWLDRPAETSVNGLRDRIRYRSR; encoded by the coding sequence CTGGAGCCGTTCAAGGGCCTGGCTCTGACGCTCAAGGCGGACTGGCAGGGCATCCTCAACGCCTTCGACTCGCGCATGTCCAACGGTCAGATCCAGGTCACCAAGGGCCACGCTCGAGGTTTCCGCACCACCAAGAACCTGATCACGAAGCGGCGGATGGCCGTAGAACAGGCCATCAAAGCCCTTTGGCATCCGCCCGGTTGGCTCGATAGGCCCGCCGAGACGAGTGTTAACGGTCTTCGTGATCGTATTCGATATCGATCACGCTGA
- the csx16 gene encoding CRISPR-associated protein Csx16, with amino-acid sequence MTVWFVSRHPGATEWAKRQGFDVDRQVEHLDVEQVAAGDTVIGTLPVHLAEGVCCRGAWYCHLILDIPPERRGRELSADEMDGMDARLAYYHVQQVKADR; translated from the coding sequence ATGACAGTATGGTTCGTATCCCGTCATCCCGGGGCTACAGAGTGGGCTAAGCGGCAGGGATTCGATGTCGATCGGCAGGTCGAGCACCTGGATGTCGAGCAGGTCGCAGCCGGCGATACAGTGATCGGTACACTCCCCGTGCACCTTGCCGAAGGGGTCTGTTGCCGTGGCGCGTGGTATTGCCACTTGATTCTGGATATCCCTCCGGAGCGCCGGGGCCGAGAGCTCAGTGCCGATGAGATGGACGGCATGGATGCCCGACTCGCGTATTATCACGTGCAGCAGGTCAAGGCTGACAGATGA
- a CDS encoding DNA-binding protein, translating into MSTALELLIRKQARARGLSLSEVARRAGISRQSLYDLCRCRANPTIYTIADLAKALELRPLLLIRVYFACVERGERDD; encoded by the coding sequence ATGTCCACGGCGCTTGAGTTGCTCATCCGCAAGCAGGCCCGCGCCCGTGGGCTCTCGCTCTCCGAAGTGGCCCGCCGGGCAGGGATCAGTCGCCAGAGTCTCTACGACCTTTGTCGCTGTCGGGCCAACCCAACGATCTACACGATCGCGGATCTGGCTAAAGCGCTTGAGTTGCGGCCGCTCCTCCTGATCAGGGTGTATTTCGCCTGCGTCGAGCGAGGCGAGCGCGATGACTGA
- a CDS encoding DUF192 domain-containing protein → MRYLKILALTVLVPLGCSKGVEGFPQVSVLIDGDPVEVRLAATPETRARGFQHASPGQIRSERILFTWPEESEPVFHMDNLAAPLKIAWIADGEVIALERMTPGRGQYRPPEPVDAALELAPEEAEQLGIESGSMVRVRRVGCVPQDCRYRCPVALCANLLPSLQQGSKGVGTLYIDRRGTRLEVANKALFSRWEVHAGLHRRWQRRAAQALAAECVYLGTPAIAENGDVHGA, encoded by the coding sequence ATGCGGTACCTGAAGATCTTGGCCCTAACCGTGTTGGTGCCCCTTGGCTGCTCCAAGGGGGTCGAGGGCTTTCCGCAAGTATCGGTCCTCATTGACGGAGATCCCGTCGAGGTCCGGCTCGCGGCCACCCCCGAGACCCGGGCCAGGGGGTTTCAGCACGCCAGCCCGGGGCAGATCCGGTCGGAGCGGATCCTGTTTACATGGCCGGAGGAGAGCGAGCCCGTCTTCCACATGGACAATTTGGCGGCTCCGCTGAAGATAGCCTGGATCGCCGACGGTGAGGTTATCGCCCTCGAGCGCATGACGCCCGGGCGCGGTCAGTATCGGCCGCCCGAGCCGGTGGATGCCGCATTGGAGCTGGCGCCTGAGGAAGCAGAGCAGCTCGGTATCGAGTCGGGATCCATGGTCCGCGTTCGGAGGGTGGGGTGTGTTCCGCAAGATTGCCGCTACCGCTGTCCTGTCGCCCTCTGTGCCAATCTGCTGCCAAGCCTGCAGCAGGGGAGCAAAGGAGTGGGGACGCTCTATATCGACCGGCGTGGGACGAGGTTGGAAGTCGCGAATAAAGCGCTTTTCAGCCGCTGGGAGGTACATGCCGGTTTGCACCGGCGCTGGCAGCGCCGTGCTGCTCAAGCCTTGGCAGCCGAGTGCGTCTATCTCGGTACGCCAGCGATTGCGGAGAACGGCGATGTCCACGGCGCTTGA
- a CDS encoding ATP-binding protein, with product MQSIGHALNSGYCEQQEHCPEHGHYSAIYTRLGDRWVGGQCPHCLEAQRERQRREDLERRREWRTRAMLRLAGIPARYQTATFDTFEAVTEQAGRVRECCRRYTETFPERLQAGTNLILSGGVGTGKTHLACAMARRVINDHQRQAHYTSVSDAVRQVRRTYDRASEQSEQKVFDWLAGVPLLVLDEVGVQTGSEHERMVLFEVFNRRYSDMRPTVVISNLGYEELTGTLGERVMDRLLEDGTALQFTWDSYRRQAG from the coding sequence ATGCAAAGCATCGGGCACGCCCTCAACAGTGGGTATTGCGAGCAGCAGGAGCACTGCCCGGAGCACGGGCACTATTCGGCCATCTACACCCGGTTAGGCGATCGTTGGGTTGGAGGGCAGTGTCCGCACTGCCTCGAGGCCCAGCGCGAGCGTCAGCGACGAGAGGATCTGGAGCGGCGTCGGGAGTGGCGGACCCGGGCCATGCTGAGATTGGCCGGCATCCCGGCGCGGTATCAAACCGCCACGTTCGACACCTTTGAGGCGGTGACAGAGCAGGCGGGTCGGGTTCGTGAATGCTGTCGCCGCTATACCGAGACTTTCCCCGAGCGTCTCCAGGCGGGCACCAACCTCATCCTCTCGGGTGGGGTCGGTACCGGTAAGACGCATCTGGCGTGTGCCATGGCGCGGCGGGTCATTAACGACCACCAGCGCCAGGCGCACTACACCAGCGTCTCGGATGCGGTCCGCCAGGTGCGTCGAACCTACGACCGCGCAAGCGAGCAAAGCGAGCAAAAGGTCTTCGATTGGCTCGCGGGCGTGCCGCTGCTGGTCCTGGACGAGGTGGGTGTGCAGACCGGCTCTGAGCACGAGCGCATGGTGCTTTTCGAGGTCTTCAACCGGCGTTACTCCGACATGCGGCCGACGGTGGTCATCTCCAACCTCGGCTACGAGGAACTCACCGGAACCCTGGGCGAGCGCGTCATGGACCGCCTGCTGGAGGATGGGACCGCCTTGCAATTCACCTGGGACAGCTATCGCAGACAAGCCGGATGA
- a CDS encoding STY4526/YPO1902 family pathogenicity island replication protein → MSTMSPNKLAHEAILHALECKQEPGSVEQIEKLTFREYLYLLSQARYFLDIHVHPERLAAAIERARRRAQEDDLADELIRHHAHGAMMEALFGMTPAEVARRRRTLGVARDPGRPRRLQPEQADAVWRSWKQHHGLPGPERYLRVAQRCRVPAQAVWQLVQEADSIQREYAARRQGVPAVEEGR, encoded by the coding sequence ATGAGCACGATGAGCCCCAACAAGCTCGCACACGAGGCCATTCTGCACGCCCTCGAGTGCAAGCAGGAGCCGGGCAGCGTCGAGCAGATCGAGAAGCTCACATTCCGGGAGTACCTGTACCTGCTGTCCCAAGCCCGCTACTTCCTCGATATCCACGTCCACCCCGAACGCCTGGCGGCCGCTATCGAGCGGGCTCGCCGCCGTGCGCAGGAAGACGACCTGGCCGATGAGCTCATCCGCCACCACGCCCATGGGGCGATGATGGAAGCGCTGTTCGGTATGACGCCCGCCGAGGTCGCCCGTCGCCGGCGGACGCTGGGGGTGGCCCGGGATCCCGGCCGGCCGCGGCGCTTGCAGCCGGAGCAGGCCGACGCCGTCTGGAGATCCTGGAAACAACACCATGGTCTGCCCGGCCCTGAGCGCTACTTGCGTGTCGCGCAACGCTGCCGCGTGCCTGCTCAGGCCGTATGGCAGCTCGTCCAGGAGGCCGATTCCATCCAGCGAGAGTACGCCGCGCGACGCCAGGGTGTGCCGGCGGTGGAGGAGGGGCGGTGA
- a CDS encoding ParB family protein yields MAKRGLTEKVRQGLWQGHYGNREQSLDRPGDPVTVTQMVLSIDQVVEYEDNPRRLENPRYEEIKQSIAAQRGLNNSLDVTRRPGDEHYITCAGGNTRLRILRELYAETGDEAFARIYCLYHPWQGETTVLTSHLVENELRGELALIDKALALEHLRRHLESEVGERLSRNAFITRLHALGYTISKRQLLRYEFAAQHLLAAIPEALNSLGARTLDYLRRIHDAACQVWHHYQRDAEDFDILWEQALANTDAAEWDPEEGREELAARMAEALGIDRRAVRYEMDTVLSGHPLPKRADHMADQPASVLGMEGATPEESTSADAGGGREIVPQG; encoded by the coding sequence ATGGCAAAACGCGGCCTGACCGAGAAGGTCCGTCAGGGTCTGTGGCAGGGGCACTACGGCAACCGGGAGCAGTCCCTGGACCGACCGGGTGACCCGGTCACGGTGACCCAGATGGTGCTTTCCATCGACCAGGTGGTTGAGTACGAGGACAACCCGCGCCGCCTGGAGAATCCCCGTTACGAGGAGATTAAGCAGTCGATTGCTGCGCAGCGCGGGCTCAACAACAGCCTGGATGTGACCCGCCGGCCAGGGGATGAGCATTACATCACCTGTGCCGGCGGCAATACCCGTTTACGCATTCTGCGTGAGCTCTACGCCGAAACGGGGGATGAGGCTTTCGCGCGGATCTACTGCCTCTACCACCCCTGGCAGGGTGAGACCACCGTTCTAACCAGCCACCTGGTCGAGAACGAGCTTCGAGGCGAGCTCGCGCTGATCGATAAGGCCCTTGCGCTGGAGCACCTCCGGAGGCATCTGGAATCCGAAGTGGGGGAGCGTCTCAGCCGGAATGCCTTCATTACCCGGCTCCATGCCCTTGGTTACACGATCAGTAAGCGTCAACTGCTCCGGTACGAGTTTGCGGCGCAACACCTGCTGGCCGCGATTCCAGAGGCGCTGAACAGTCTCGGGGCCAGAACGCTCGACTACCTGAGGAGGATCCACGACGCGGCCTGCCAGGTCTGGCACCACTATCAGCGGGACGCTGAGGATTTCGACATCCTCTGGGAGCAGGCTCTGGCCAATACGGATGCCGCCGAGTGGGACCCCGAGGAGGGTCGGGAGGAGCTTGCGGCCCGGATGGCGGAAGCGCTCGGCATCGACCGCCGTGCCGTGCGTTACGAAATGGACACAGTCCTGAGTGGCCACCCGCTCCCAAAACGCGCCGACCACATGGCGGATCAGCCCGCTTCAGTACTGGGAATGGAGGGCGCTACCCCGGAGGAGAGCACCTCGGCAGACGCTGGGGGGGGTAGAGAGATCGTCCCCCAAGGATAG
- a CDS encoding ParA family protein translates to MAIKLCVCSTKGGVGKTTVTANLGAYLADLGQRVLLVDADVQPTLSSYFPIHDPPSPRGLTALITEGETGSTVSTTKIDGDEGGLLDLVLSDDPDGALQNWILHTPDGRVRLRHILSEYDDIYDVVLIDTQGAVGPLQDAAVLSADMLLSPIPPEILSAREFARGTLGMIDRLKPMAALGAPIAPLRGLLYRMDRTADARAIAHELRRETYEPSKGQITILETAVPATVAYREAATRQIPAHRWEPRREGPTPSALETMRALTQELFPHLDSA, encoded by the coding sequence ATGGCAATCAAACTCTGCGTCTGCTCCACCAAAGGGGGCGTCGGCAAGACGACCGTCACCGCCAATCTGGGCGCCTATCTGGCCGATCTGGGGCAGCGCGTGCTGCTCGTCGATGCAGACGTTCAACCAACACTTTCCAGCTATTTCCCCATTCACGACCCGCCATCCCCCAGGGGGCTAACGGCACTCATCACCGAAGGCGAGACCGGGAGCACCGTCAGCACCACCAAGATCGATGGCGACGAGGGCGGGCTGCTCGACCTGGTTCTCAGTGATGATCCGGACGGTGCCCTGCAGAATTGGATCCTGCACACCCCGGACGGCCGGGTTCGGCTTCGGCACATCCTGAGCGAGTACGACGACATCTACGACGTCGTGCTGATCGACACGCAGGGTGCCGTCGGCCCACTGCAGGACGCTGCAGTCCTCTCGGCGGACATGCTCCTGTCCCCGATTCCACCCGAGATCCTTTCAGCGCGTGAGTTCGCCCGCGGCACGCTCGGCATGATCGATCGCCTCAAGCCCATGGCGGCACTTGGCGCACCGATTGCCCCGCTGCGGGGACTGCTCTACCGCATGGATCGTACGGCCGACGCCCGGGCCATTGCGCACGAGCTGCGTCGAGAGACTTACGAGCCGAGTAAGGGGCAGATCACGATCCTGGAAACCGCAGTGCCGGCGACCGTGGCCTACCGGGAGGCGGCGACCCGACAGATCCCGGCGCATCGCTGGGAGCCAAGGCGGGAAGGGCCGACCCCTTCAGCGCTCGAGACCATGCGAGCTCTTACGCAAGAGCTGTTCCCGCATCTCGACTCGGCCTAA
- a CDS encoding tyrosine-type recombinase/integrase — protein sequence MIMCVVVRPPTKNRRSQELGGEEVLYRRVPPPLDGDRQSAAHGSVVRGHRLRHTCASEIAAQPQPDLRGLQQLLGHSSLMTTMQYLEPDLGQLHRLVDSLPDPRSPHRGPGRDRSQDVDT from the coding sequence ATGATCATGTGCGTCGTGGTACGGCCGCCGACAAAGAACCGGCGCAGCCAGGAGCTGGGGGGCGAGGAGGTGCTATATCGGCGAGTACCGCCGCCGCTCGACGGTGATCGCCAGTCAGCTGCTCATGGCTCAGTGGTACGAGGCCATCGGCTCCGCCACACATGCGCGAGCGAGATCGCTGCGCAACCGCAGCCGGACCTGCGCGGGTTGCAACAGCTCTTAGGGCATAGCAGCCTGATGACGACGATGCAGTACTTGGAACCCGATCTGGGCCAGTTGCATCGGTTGGTCGACAGTCTGCCGGACCCGCGCAGTCCGCATCGAGGTCCGGGTCGCGACCGTTCACAGGATGTCGATACTTGA
- a CDS encoding 3'-5' exonuclease, whose translation MAREMEQRLGIDYNYDLRPDERRELRERIKGMVHRSTPRQAYQAFFDWLGRPELFRTAKRGRLEYADVFPLIYLKMRLEGVPRYYRGIKHLLIDEMQDYTPVQYAVLARLFRCPKTVLGDVNQMVNPYNSSSAAEIQATLRQALRVTLTKSYRSTYEIMQFAQRIQPDPDLEAMERHGEPPQTIRCRSHKEEVAKVAEFIEAFRVSEHNALAILTKTPKQARAIFRALPESMTDVRLLDEASEVFSTGIVVCTVPLSKGLEFDRVIVPHASAQNYASEMDRKLLYVACTRAMHRLALTYRGEPSPFIDG comes from the coding sequence GTGGCCCGCGAAATGGAGCAGCGCCTCGGCATCGATTACAACTACGATCTGCGCCCCGATGAGCGCCGCGAGCTGCGCGAGCGCATCAAGGGCATGGTTCATCGCTCCACGCCCCGGCAGGCTTACCAGGCGTTCTTTGACTGGCTGGGTCGGCCGGAACTCTTCCGCACGGCCAAGCGCGGACGGCTGGAGTACGCCGACGTCTTTCCGCTGATCTACCTCAAGATGCGGCTTGAGGGCGTGCCCCGGTACTATCGAGGCATCAAGCACCTGCTCATCGACGAGATGCAGGACTACACCCCGGTGCAGTATGCCGTGCTCGCCCGCTTGTTCCGCTGCCCGAAAACGGTCCTCGGGGACGTCAACCAGATGGTCAACCCGTACAACAGCTCAAGCGCTGCGGAGATCCAGGCGACGCTCCGCCAGGCCCTGCGGGTGACGCTGACCAAGAGCTACCGTTCCACCTACGAGATCATGCAGTTCGCCCAGCGGATCCAGCCCGATCCGGATCTCGAGGCCATGGAGCGCCACGGAGAACCCCCGCAGACCATCCGTTGCCGCAGCCATAAGGAAGAGGTGGCGAAAGTCGCCGAATTCATAGAGGCGTTCCGAGTTTCGGAGCACAACGCGTTGGCCATCCTGACCAAGACTCCGAAGCAGGCGCGCGCCATTTTCCGGGCCTTGCCCGAGTCGATGACCGACGTACGCCTCCTCGATGAGGCCAGCGAGGTCTTCTCCACGGGCATCGTGGTCTGCACGGTCCCCTTGTCCAAGGGGCTGGAGTTCGACCGTGTGATTGTCCCGCACGCCAGCGCGCAGAACTACGCCAGCGAGATGGATCGCAAGCTCCTCTATGTGGCGTGCACGCGGGCTATGCACCGCCTGGCGTTGACGTATCGGGGCGAGCCGAGTCCGTTCATCGACGGCTAA
- a CDS encoding dihydrolipoyl dehydrogenase, with product MTDLDTDVAIIGAGSAGLRAYRSAAAHTNRVLLIEGGQYGTTCASVGCMPSKLLIAAADAAHRAHDAAGFGIHAGSVEVNGAEVMERVRSLRDKFVSGVVANTEKIPAERRIHGYARFEDARTLRLDDGRRIRAQRTVIATGSRPNVLPMFDGLGDRAVVNDDLFRWTDLPESVVVFGPGVIGMELGQALHRLGVRVRIFGIGGFLGPLTDPRVKDAAEEIFGDELALDTDAQVESLEREGNEVVVRFRDQSGALVEERFEYLLAATGRRPNVDNLGLETTGITIDDTGVPVFDHSTMQCGDQPIFIAGDANNESPVMPDAFDEGEIAGTNAGRYPDVQPGRRHCSMSIVFTEPQMALVGTRYADLPKDDYAIGEFDFSGQPRAIVMRENHGLIRLYGRPSDGTFLGGEVLGPRAEHLGHLLAWATDAAMTVDRMLDLPYYHPVLETGIRNALHDLKHKMRA from the coding sequence ATGACCGATCTCGACACCGATGTTGCCATCATCGGCGCGGGGAGCGCCGGATTGCGCGCCTACCGCAGCGCCGCCGCCCATACCAACCGCGTGCTGCTGATTGAAGGCGGTCAGTACGGGACCACCTGCGCCAGCGTCGGTTGCATGCCCAGCAAGCTGCTCATTGCCGCCGCCGACGCCGCCCACAGGGCCCATGACGCCGCTGGCTTCGGCATCCACGCCGGCTCGGTCGAGGTCAACGGCGCCGAGGTCATGGAGCGGGTCCGAAGCCTGCGCGATAAGTTCGTCAGCGGTGTCGTCGCCAACACCGAGAAGATCCCCGCCGAGCGACGGATCCACGGCTACGCCCGATTCGAGGATGCCCGGACCCTCCGCCTCGACGACGGCCGCCGGATCCGCGCCCAGCGTACCGTGATTGCCACCGGCTCCCGCCCCAACGTCCTGCCGATGTTCGACGGCCTCGGGGACCGCGCGGTGGTCAACGACGACCTCTTCCGCTGGACGGATCTGCCCGAATCGGTGGTCGTCTTCGGCCCCGGGGTGATCGGCATGGAGCTCGGCCAGGCCCTCCACCGGCTCGGTGTCCGGGTGCGCATTTTCGGCATCGGCGGCTTCCTTGGACCGCTCACCGACCCGCGCGTCAAGGACGCCGCGGAGGAGATCTTCGGCGACGAGCTGGCTCTCGACACCGACGCCCAGGTCGAATCCCTGGAGCGCGAGGGCAATGAGGTGGTGGTCCGCTTCCGCGATCAGAGCGGCGCGCTTGTAGAGGAGCGCTTCGAGTACCTGCTCGCCGCCACCGGCCGGCGGCCCAACGTCGATAACCTCGGCCTGGAGACCACGGGGATCACCATCGACGACACTGGGGTGCCCGTCTTCGACCACTCCACCATGCAGTGCGGCGATCAGCCGATCTTCATCGCCGGGGACGCCAACAACGAATCCCCGGTCATGCCGGACGCCTTCGATGAGGGGGAGATCGCCGGCACCAACGCCGGCCGCTACCCGGACGTCCAGCCCGGGCGGCGCCACTGCTCCATGAGCATTGTGTTCACCGAACCGCAGATGGCCCTGGTCGGGACCCGCTACGCCGATCTGCCCAAGGATGATTACGCTATCGGGGAATTCGACTTCTCCGGGCAGCCCCGGGCCATCGTGATGCGCGAGAACCACGGTCTCATACGCCTCTACGGCCGGCCGTCGGACGGCACCTTCCTCGGCGGCGAGGTCCTGGGCCCGCGCGCCGAGCACCTCGGACACCTACTCGCCTGGGCCACCGATGCCGCCATGACCGTTGACCGCATGCTCGACCTGCCCTACTACCACCCGGTCCTGGAGACGGGCATCCGCAACGCCCTCCACGACCTGAAGCACAAGATGAGAGCGTGA
- a CDS encoding ArsR/SmtB family transcription factor has protein sequence MAEPINQRKLLEQLAGIGKALGHAYRLELLELLAQRERNVDELTRLTGIPLASVSQHLQQLRRTGMISARKEGTRVYYTLADEQVTALLGMLREVAERNIAEVRRMTEQYSHDSEALDAIGSEELLERLRAGMVTLIDVRPPEEFAAGHLPGAINIPAEELEAHLDELPAGREIVAYCRGPYCALSIDAVRQLRTRGRQAYRLARGFPEWKAQGLPVQ, from the coding sequence ATGGCCGAACCCATCAATCAACGCAAGCTGCTCGAGCAACTCGCCGGGATCGGCAAGGCCCTGGGCCACGCCTACCGGCTCGAACTCCTGGAGTTGCTGGCCCAACGCGAGCGCAATGTGGATGAGCTCACGCGCCTAACCGGCATCCCGTTGGCCAGTGTCTCCCAGCACCTGCAGCAGCTCCGGCGCACGGGGATGATCTCGGCACGCAAAGAGGGGACGCGGGTCTACTACACGCTGGCCGACGAGCAGGTCACCGCCCTGCTCGGGATGCTGCGCGAGGTCGCTGAGCGCAACATCGCCGAGGTGCGACGCATGACCGAGCAGTACTCCCACGACAGCGAGGCGCTGGATGCCATTGGCTCCGAGGAACTGCTCGAGCGGCTGCGCGCCGGCATGGTCACCCTGATCGACGTCCGCCCGCCGGAGGAGTTCGCCGCTGGTCACCTGCCCGGGGCCATCAATATCCCGGCCGAGGAACTCGAGGCCCACCTCGACGAGCTACCCGCCGGACGGGAGATCGTCGCCTATTGCCGGGGCCCCTACTGCGCCCTCTCCATCGACGCCGTCCGTCAGCTGCGCACCCGGGGCCGTCAGGCCTACCGCCTTGCTCGGGGCTTCCCGGAGTGGAAGGCGCAGGGGTTGCCCGTGCAGTAG